Proteins encoded together in one Kwoniella shandongensis chromosome 3, complete sequence window:
- a CDS encoding 1,4-alpha-glucan-branching enzyme, with product MKKNEFGVWELYIPSTSPGVCAIPHDSMVKISMTLPDGSSIDRIPTWISRVTQDLNISPIYDGRFWNPPKAQQYQFKNGHSTRPVEGLKIYEAHGWPSWNTPTTLRSDIK from the exons ATGAAGAAAAACGAATTCGGCGTGTGGGAGCTTTACATCCCCTCCACTTCCCCCGGTGTCTGTGCTATCCCCCACGATTCAATGGTCAAAATCTCCATGACCCTTCCCGATGGCTCATCCATTGACCGAATCCCCACCTGGATAAGCAGAGTGACTCAGGACCTCAACATCTCCCCTATCTACGATGGACGGTTCTGGAACCCACCAAAGGCTCAACAGTACCAATTCAAGAACGGTCACTCCACTCGTCCCGTCGAAGGACTTAAAATCTACGAAGCACATG GATGGCCGTCATGGAACACGCCTACTACGCTT CGTTCGGATATCAAGTGA
- a CDS encoding 1,4-alpha-glucan-branching enzyme — protein sequence MELKSLIDKAHELGLTVLLDVVHSHACKNILDGINMFDGTDHLYFHEGARGRHELWDSRLFNYGSHEVLRFLLSNLRYWMDIYMFDGFRFDGVTSMMYTHHGIGTGFSGGSPSC from the exons ATG GAGTTGAAATCCCTCATCGACAAGGCCCACGAGCTCGGCCTCACCGTCCTTCTCGATGTGGTCCACTCCCACGCCTGCAAAAACATTCTCGATGG TATCAACATGTTCGACGGAACAGACCACCTCTACTTCCACGAAGGGGCACGGGGCCGACATGAACTTTGGGACTCGCGCCTCTTCAATTATGGCTCCCACGAAGTCCTCcgtttcctcctctccaacttGCGTTATTGGATGGACATCTACATGTTCGACGGTTTCCGATTCGACGGCGTGACAAGCATGATGTACACCCACCACGGTATTGGCACAGGCTTCTCAGGTGGGTCTCCCTCTTGTTGA
- a CDS encoding 1,4-alpha-glucan-branching enzyme, whose translation MVERSSVNPTQSFTDYRVGIDAPGEYKVLLTSDEARFAGHSRIDLNGRYFTTPMEWNGRRNFLQVYAPARTVLVLGL comes from the exons ATGGTTGAGCGCTcctcag TCAACCCCACACAATCGTTCACCGATTACCGAGTTGGCATCGACGCTCCCGGCGAGTACAAAGTCCTTCTCACCAGCGACGAAGCCAGATTTGCTGGCCACTCTCGTATCGACTTGAATGGGAGGTATTTCACCACGCCCATGGAATGGAACGGACGGAGGAACTTCCTCCAAGTGTACGCACCCGCGCGAACTGTCCTGGTCTTGGGTCTGTAG